The proteins below are encoded in one region of Lactuca sativa cultivar Salinas chromosome 3, Lsat_Salinas_v11, whole genome shotgun sequence:
- the LOC111877668 gene encoding beta-fructofuranosidase, soluble isoenzyme I isoform X2, translating into MMASPSDLENPIATSALPYSYAPLPDGEQPAGNDRTIRPSRKTALFLVSVLLAVAFLVTLFAGNSPMLPKNLNTSPVPASTAATPEKVTPSSRGVDKGVSEKAFRPLLGADNSYPWSNNMLDWQRTAFHFQPKKNWMNGPVFYNGWYHLFYQYHPDAPVWGKIVWGHAVSKDLINWRHLPIAMETDQWYDEQGVWTGSATILSDGQLVVLYTGSTNESVQVQNLAYPADPSDPLLINWVKYPGNPVLVPPPGIDNKDFRDPTTAWKTPEGKWRITIGSKINKTGISLVYDTEDFRTFELLDGLLHAVPGTGMWECVDFYPISKQGENGLDTSVDGPGVKHIVKASMDDDRNDYYAIGTYDAYKGKWTPDNPTLDVGIGLRYDYGIYYASKTFFDQNKQRRVLWSWIKETDTEASDIKKGWASVMGVPRTIVLDKKTQSNIIQWPVEEINRLRTNLTVFKDVVVEAGSLVPLNLPSASQLDIVAEFEVDKKTVERLNEVDAAYNCAKNGGAAQRGALGPFGFSVLAHEGLAEHTPVYFYVAKGVDGNLKTFFCADQSRSSNANDVDKSIYGSIVPVLKGEKLSMRILVDHSIVESFAQEGRSCITSRVYPTKAINSNAQLFLFNNATASKVTVSVNVWQMDSAHV; encoded by the exons TCTGTCTTATTGGCCGTCGCTTTTCTAGTCACATTGTTCGCCGGAAACAGCCCAATGCTTCCCAAAAACTTGAACACCAGTCCGGTGCCTGCTTCCACGGCGGCGACGCCGGAAAAAGTAACACCTTCGTCTCGTGGGGTGGACAAAGGTGTGTCGGAGAAAGCTTTTCGTCCATTGTTGGGTGCAGATAATTCGTATCCATGGAGCAACAACATGTTGGATTGGCAAAGAACTGCGTTTCACTTCCAACCCAAGAAAAACTGGATGAATG GTCCAGTTTTTTACAATGGATGGTACCACCTGTTCTATCAATATCACCCCGATGCTCCGGTGTGGGGCAAAATTGTTTGGGGCCACGCCGTTTCAAAGGACCTCATCAACTGGCGCCACCTTCCCATCGCCATGGAAACCGACCAGTGGTATGACGAACAGGGTGTCTGGACTGGTTCCGCCACCATCCTTTCCGACGGTCAACTCGTCGTTCTCTACACCGGATCCACCAATGAATCCGTCCAGGTCCAAAACTTAGCTTATCCAGCCGACCCATCTGACCCGCTCCTAATCAACTGGGTCAAATACCCCGGAAACCCGGTTCTCGTCCCACCACCCGGTATCGATAATAAAGATTTCCGTGATCCAACAACCGCATGGAAGACCCCCGAGGGAAAGTGGCGAATCACCATCGGTTCTAAGATCAACAAAACCGGTATTTCGTTGGTTTACGACACAGAAGACTTCAGAACCTTTGAGCTTTTAGACGGGTTGCTCCATGCTGTTCCGGGTACGGGTATGTGGGAATGTGTGGATTTTTACCCGATATCAAAACAAGGCGAGAATGGTCTTGACACCTCAGTAGATGGGCCTGGGGTCAAACACATAGTCAAAGCTAGCATGGATGATGACCGAAATGACTATTATGCCATCGGTACCTATGATGCCTACAAGGGAAAATGGACCCCAGATAATCCTACATTAGATGTGGGAATCGGGTTGAGATACGATTACGGAATCTATTACGCCTCAAAAACATTTTTCGACCAAAACAAACAAAGAAGAGTTTTGTGGAGTTGGATCAAAGAGACGGACACCGAAGCCTCCGACATTAAGAAGGGTTGGGCTTCTGTCATG GGAGTTCCTAGAACGATTGTCTTGGATAAAAAAACACAAAGCAATATAATCCAATGGCCGGTCGAAGAGATCAACAGATTGCGTACAAATCTAACGGTCTTTAAGGATGTCGTGGTAGAAGCCGGCTCACTCGTGCCACTCAACTTGCCTTCAGCGTCTCAG CTAGATATTGTTGCTGAGTTTGAAGTGGATAAGAAGACAGTGGAGCGATTAAACGAAGTCGATGCCGCATACAATTGTGCCAAAAACGGTGGAGCAGCACAACGAGGTGCATTGGGACCATTCGGTTTTTCAGTCCTTGCACACGAAGGTCTAGCTGAACACACTCCTGTGTATTTCTATGTTGCCAAAGGAGTTGATGGGAACCTTAAAACATTCTTTTGTGCTGATCAATCGAGGTCATCTAATGCTAATGATGTCGATAAGTCAATTTATGGGAGCATTGTCCCAGTTCTTAAAGGTGAAAAGTTGTCTATGAGAATCTTGGTGGATCATTCGATAGTTGAAAGTTTTGCACAAGAGGGAAGATCATGTATTACTTCACGTGTTTATCCAACAAAGGCTATCAACAGTAATGctcaattatttttgtttaacaatgCTACCGCATCCAAAGTTACCGTCTCAGTCAATGTATGGCAAATGGACTCAGCTCATGTTTAA
- the LOC111877668 gene encoding beta-fructofuranosidase, soluble isoenzyme I isoform X1, producing MMASPSDLENPIATSALPYSYAPLPDGEQPAGNDRTIRPSRKTALFLVSVLLAVAFLVTLFAGNSPMLPKNLNTSPVPASTAATPEKVTPSSRGVDKGVSEKAFRPLLGADNSYPWSNNMLDWQRTAFHFQPKKNWMNDPNGPVFYNGWYHLFYQYHPDAPVWGKIVWGHAVSKDLINWRHLPIAMETDQWYDEQGVWTGSATILSDGQLVVLYTGSTNESVQVQNLAYPADPSDPLLINWVKYPGNPVLVPPPGIDNKDFRDPTTAWKTPEGKWRITIGSKINKTGISLVYDTEDFRTFELLDGLLHAVPGTGMWECVDFYPISKQGENGLDTSVDGPGVKHIVKASMDDDRNDYYAIGTYDAYKGKWTPDNPTLDVGIGLRYDYGIYYASKTFFDQNKQRRVLWSWIKETDTEASDIKKGWASVMGVPRTIVLDKKTQSNIIQWPVEEINRLRTNLTVFKDVVVEAGSLVPLNLPSASQLDIVAEFEVDKKTVERLNEVDAAYNCAKNGGAAQRGALGPFGFSVLAHEGLAEHTPVYFYVAKGVDGNLKTFFCADQSRSSNANDVDKSIYGSIVPVLKGEKLSMRILVDHSIVESFAQEGRSCITSRVYPTKAINSNAQLFLFNNATASKVTVSVNVWQMDSAHV from the exons TCTGTCTTATTGGCCGTCGCTTTTCTAGTCACATTGTTCGCCGGAAACAGCCCAATGCTTCCCAAAAACTTGAACACCAGTCCGGTGCCTGCTTCCACGGCGGCGACGCCGGAAAAAGTAACACCTTCGTCTCGTGGGGTGGACAAAGGTGTGTCGGAGAAAGCTTTTCGTCCATTGTTGGGTGCAGATAATTCGTATCCATGGAGCAACAACATGTTGGATTGGCAAAGAACTGCGTTTCACTTCCAACCCAAGAAAAACTGGATGAATG aTCCTAATG GTCCAGTTTTTTACAATGGATGGTACCACCTGTTCTATCAATATCACCCCGATGCTCCGGTGTGGGGCAAAATTGTTTGGGGCCACGCCGTTTCAAAGGACCTCATCAACTGGCGCCACCTTCCCATCGCCATGGAAACCGACCAGTGGTATGACGAACAGGGTGTCTGGACTGGTTCCGCCACCATCCTTTCCGACGGTCAACTCGTCGTTCTCTACACCGGATCCACCAATGAATCCGTCCAGGTCCAAAACTTAGCTTATCCAGCCGACCCATCTGACCCGCTCCTAATCAACTGGGTCAAATACCCCGGAAACCCGGTTCTCGTCCCACCACCCGGTATCGATAATAAAGATTTCCGTGATCCAACAACCGCATGGAAGACCCCCGAGGGAAAGTGGCGAATCACCATCGGTTCTAAGATCAACAAAACCGGTATTTCGTTGGTTTACGACACAGAAGACTTCAGAACCTTTGAGCTTTTAGACGGGTTGCTCCATGCTGTTCCGGGTACGGGTATGTGGGAATGTGTGGATTTTTACCCGATATCAAAACAAGGCGAGAATGGTCTTGACACCTCAGTAGATGGGCCTGGGGTCAAACACATAGTCAAAGCTAGCATGGATGATGACCGAAATGACTATTATGCCATCGGTACCTATGATGCCTACAAGGGAAAATGGACCCCAGATAATCCTACATTAGATGTGGGAATCGGGTTGAGATACGATTACGGAATCTATTACGCCTCAAAAACATTTTTCGACCAAAACAAACAAAGAAGAGTTTTGTGGAGTTGGATCAAAGAGACGGACACCGAAGCCTCCGACATTAAGAAGGGTTGGGCTTCTGTCATG GGAGTTCCTAGAACGATTGTCTTGGATAAAAAAACACAAAGCAATATAATCCAATGGCCGGTCGAAGAGATCAACAGATTGCGTACAAATCTAACGGTCTTTAAGGATGTCGTGGTAGAAGCCGGCTCACTCGTGCCACTCAACTTGCCTTCAGCGTCTCAG CTAGATATTGTTGCTGAGTTTGAAGTGGATAAGAAGACAGTGGAGCGATTAAACGAAGTCGATGCCGCATACAATTGTGCCAAAAACGGTGGAGCAGCACAACGAGGTGCATTGGGACCATTCGGTTTTTCAGTCCTTGCACACGAAGGTCTAGCTGAACACACTCCTGTGTATTTCTATGTTGCCAAAGGAGTTGATGGGAACCTTAAAACATTCTTTTGTGCTGATCAATCGAGGTCATCTAATGCTAATGATGTCGATAAGTCAATTTATGGGAGCATTGTCCCAGTTCTTAAAGGTGAAAAGTTGTCTATGAGAATCTTGGTGGATCATTCGATAGTTGAAAGTTTTGCACAAGAGGGAAGATCATGTATTACTTCACGTGTTTATCCAACAAAGGCTATCAACAGTAATGctcaattatttttgtttaacaatgCTACCGCATCCAAAGTTACCGTCTCAGTCAATGTATGGCAAATGGACTCAGCTCATGTTTAA